CCTTACTCTCCTCGGATCTGGGCTTTGCGGGTTATGTAGCCCGCGACTCGGTTGCGGATGGTCTTGTTCTTGATGTCGGTGTACTCCGAGACCATATCCTTGTTATGCTCGAAGTCGTTGTTGAAGACCCCCTGGTAGGCCTTCATCAGGTCATCTGCAAAATTCTTGATGTAGTTAGGCTTTACGCTTCCCATATAGGACACTCCAAATAAAGAACCGCGCTGTTACAGCACCAAACTTCAATTTATAGGTTCCCGTCTGGCGGATAGACCCCTGGCGATCTCCACCGCCAGATCCGCCACCTCGCCGGCGGATCGGCCCAGGAGCCTGAGCATGGGCTCCTTTCCGGGGCCGCCCCGGTCCCAGATGACCTGGGGGACCGGCCGCTCTAACCGGCCCGGATCGGTCGCACCCCCCTCCTTCGACCCGGACCTGAAGCGGCGTATCGCCTCCCCCGTCCCCCAGCTCATCGTCTTCTCGCCTTCCGGCTCCTCCTCCCGGCTGAAATCGGACGCCGAGAGGCCGAGGGCGAGGGCCGCCTCCAGGACATCCTCGCCGAACCGGAGGTTCATCGCCGCCCTCGCCCCGGGATCGAAGCTCATCGCCGCGAGGATGATCCTGGCGACGTGGCGGCTCGCCCCGAACCGGACCGATCCACATGCTCGGACCCTTCTGCCCGCCCTCACCAGCCTCCCCTCGACGGCGGCGACGTCTTCGGGGCCCGAGGCGCCGAATATCGCCATCCCCAAATTCAACCCCACCTCCGGGATCAGATCGACGAGGGCCGGCTCCGAGAGGAGGGCCTCGACCCCGTCGGAGACCCCCGTAAAGACGACGTATCGGTCCGCCCTCTCGAGGGCTTCGCCGAGGGGGTTGACGGGGGAGGCGCCCCTGCCGACGGCGATGCTCTTTCTCACCGAGCCGGCGGCGAAGGCCTTCGCGAGCCTCGCCGCCTCCTCGATATCCCTCCCCCCCGCCAGAAATGCGGCTGTGGCCGCCGAGTAGGTGCAGCCGACGCCGTGGTTTCCTCCCGGGACCCTCTCGCCCCGGATGATGCAGTATCCTTTCGCCGTCACCAGAAGGTCGTCTCCGGCGAGATGGCCTCCGGTGACGACGGCCGCCTCCGCCCCCAGGTCGAGGATCGCCTCCCCGGCCCGGAGGGCGCTCCCCTCGTCGGTGACCCGGATCCCCGTCAACGCCTCCGCCTCGAAGATGTTGGGGGTGACGACCCGGGCTAGGGGGATGAGCCTCTCGACGAGGAGGCCGAGGGCCTCCGGATCGAGGAGCCGTCCTCCCGCCTCCGCCTCCACCACCGGGTCGACGACCAGGGGGATCTCCTCCCTCTCGAAGAAGCCGGCGACCTCCAGGACCACCTCCCGGGATGAGAGCATCCCCGTCTTGGCGGCGGAGATCTCGAAGTCCTCGGCTAGGGCCGCAAGCTGGGATATGACCGCCTCGGGGGGCATGGGGTAGACCTCCAGGACGCCGAGGGTGTTCTGGGCGGTAACGGCGGTGATCGCCGAGGTCCCGTGGCAGCCGAGGGCTCCGAAGGTCTTGATGTCCGCCTGGATCCCCGCCCCTCCGG
The sequence above is drawn from the Methanothrix harundinacea 6Ac genome and encodes:
- a CDS encoding 30S ribosomal protein S17e, with amino-acid sequence MGSVKPNYIKNFADDLMKAYQGVFNNDFEHNKDMVSEYTDIKNKTIRNRVAGYITRKAQIRGE
- the thiD gene encoding bifunctional hydroxymethylpyrimidine kinase/phosphomethylpyrimidine kinase; the encoded protein is MAPVLLTVGGSDSSGGAGIQADIKTFGALGCHGTSAITAVTAQNTLGVLEVYPMPPEAVISQLAALAEDFEISAAKTGMLSSREVVLEVAGFFEREEIPLVVDPVVEAEAGGRLLDPEALGLLVERLIPLARVVTPNIFEAEALTGIRVTDEGSALRAGEAILDLGAEAAVVTGGHLAGDDLLVTAKGYCIIRGERVPGGNHGVGCTYSAATAAFLAGGRDIEEAARLAKAFAAGSVRKSIAVGRGASPVNPLGEALERADRYVVFTGVSDGVEALLSEPALVDLIPEVGLNLGMAIFGASGPEDVAAVEGRLVRAGRRVRACGSVRFGASRHVARIILAAMSFDPGARAAMNLRFGEDVLEAALALGLSASDFSREEEPEGEKTMSWGTGEAIRRFRSGSKEGGATDPGRLERPVPQVIWDRGGPGKEPMLRLLGRSAGEVADLAVEIARGLSARREPIN